Sequence from the Zeugodacus cucurbitae isolate PBARC_wt_2022May chromosome 5, idZeuCucr1.2, whole genome shotgun sequence genome:
CGCTGCTGCGTCCACTTGAAAGCATCGAGCACATTCTCCTCCTGCGTTACATCGCATTTGTAGGCGTGCAGATTGGAACGAAAACGCGTCGGCAATTCCTGTTGCAGTTGTGCAATGCGATCCTGACGGCGtgccaaaccaacaacaacaaaaccagcaCACACCAAAGCCTTGGCACAAGCAGCACCGATGCCACTGCTCGCACCAGTTACCATAGCAACTTTGCCCTGCCAACGCTCCATATTGAATGTGAGCGCCGGTGATTATGATTTGATATGCAGCTGTTTGGGAGAAACCCTATAAATGTCATATTAGATAATCGATATGGCAAAAAGATTAGTATCGACCTAAATCATCATGCATAATAAGtaattatgtatgcatgtactcatgcagttgtaaataatttgtagcaaactatatgaaaattaagtgCATTCTGCATTCAGTTGCTACTCAGTTGGCTTTCGAACTGCATGCAATTCTATGGAACGCTGGCAGGGTAAATTGGCAGTGGTCACCGGTGCTAGTGGTGGCATTGGTGCTGCCTGTGCGCGTGCTTTGGTTGCGGCCGGACTACGTGTGGTCGGTCTCGCACGACGTGAGGACAAATTGAAGGAGCTCAAACTCAGCTTGCCACAAACTTTGCAACCACTGTTCATACCACGTCGCTGCGATGTCTCCAAAGAGGAGCAAGTTATAGCGGCAATCGATTGGACGGAACGTATGTTGGGTGGCGCGGATGTGCTGCTCAACAATGCGGGTATCACACGTGAAACGGAACTGGTGGCGCCCAATAATACTGAGAAGATACGTCAGGTGATCGATACGAATGTAATGGCGGTGTTATGGTGTACACGTGAAGTGTTCCGTGGCATGATGAAGCGTGGCAACGAGGGCCACGTGTTGATCATTAACAGTATTGCTGGGCAACAGGTGTTGAATTTTATTGATGTGCTACCGAGCTTCAATATATATCCGGCAACTAAGTTTGCCATTACGGCAATGACGGAAACGTACAGGCAAGAATTTCAATTGCACAAGAATAAAGTTCGTGTTACGGTGAGTGTCTTACATGATTAgatttagtttgaaaattagtaTATTGCTTACTAAATTCCAAATTCTTTATAGCTAAATATTACTGATCATATAATATATCACTTAAAATTTCTCACTTATGTCCAACCGATCGCCAAAGCATTTCTCATGAGCTTTTTTAGTATATTCTTGAATTTGCAAGCAATGATATTCGTATCTATGTTCTTTTATCGTTTTTTTAGTTATGTAAACAGGAAATAGTCACAGGGCACAAAAGCCGTTGAATCAGGTTACTGAGATATagttatgtttttcttttcggCCACATAAAAGCAcagtatatattcttatttgaaaattaatgaaatgtttttccgaaattatgatttttttatttactcagccatagaaaaaaatatttttgttatgacttgggggtcttactatgtgtactATATGTAATCAGCGACCGCGAAAAGCCCCGAGTAATGAGattcaagcgattccgatgaatttttcaaaaaaccgtccgccattttgaattttgaaaaaaccgacaccggattcgtaatcagcgacgcCGAAAACCCCTAAAAACGATTTTCGAgcgaagaatttaaaaaatcgccGTTCGTATTATTGGTTAtttcaaaaccctgatctgatggggttaaatggatctcggattcggattcagcgaccccaaaaacacaTAATGTACATAGTAAGGCCCCCAGgccatttttttttgtgtggctgtgttattatTCCATCGACCGTTAATTCTCTGGGCTATTTTAATTTGAGGATGGGATTTGGTTTTGAcgtcaaaacattatttatgcttCGACGTCGGTTATGTTCTTTTTAAGCAATTCATAATCTTTAGTAACGTCATTTAACAGCTcttgatatatatttaagtgACGCTTCTTCTTATAGCAGCTAAGTAATTTGGAAAGACATTTCAGGTCGAATCAATCCTCTTCTTGTTATTTTCAACGTTTCTTCAATTATTGTAATGCTTTTTAATTATTGCCATCTGTTTAACCCTTTAGAAGCTTGCATCATTATCTCCAGTATTTTGATCCACTTTTAAACCAAAGTAGATGTTAAACCTTCggcaaatttcatttgaaagttGTTGAAtccacttttttttattttctaaattttttcgacTCACTAAAATTTGAACATCCACCTTGTATTTCCGCTCCCTTCTAAATGCGCATCATAATATTTAAGTCCTATTGAAAggataaatgtatttaaactaCTATTTTAATTGAGCTTTATAAAAACGCTTTTCGAAAAGGGTATATGCCCCGGTGCAGTGAACACAAACATATTTCCGGAAGAAATTCACTTCTACGTGAAGGACATGGCACGCTTGGAGCCGAAAAATATTGCTGAAGCCGTTTTATATGCGCTGCGTACTCCGCCCCATGTACAGGTGGGTAATCAACACGGCACATAcatccttatgtttttattaatatgaacTCTTCTCCTATATGCGCGTTTTAGATACACGAGATCACGCTAAAACCGATGggcgaaatattttaatgtgaaatttttttctatttatgtatatcaaaaaatataaagccACTATGAATAAAGGTTAAGTGTtggttttagattttttttatctcGTTGTTTCCATATTCTGAATGCAGACTTTCGGAATCCCTTTTACTATTTACTAGATGAATgctgaaaacataattttaaaacaagtaaggaagggctaagttcgggtgtaaccgaacattttatactctcgcaatttatttatttaacttaattaatattatataatacacaatttgacccacatattcgtcatatatattgtataaagtccattgaaagttggaaaccctaatattaggttagaagcaccgaggtcctcatgttcgatatatggggccttgacaacctatggtccgatttcggtgatttttagaatggggctgccacactataaacgtagtatttatgcaaagttctgcaccgatatcttcactagtgcttactttatatattgtaaagtaaactattcagattgtcttcaaagttctggtatatag
This genomic interval carries:
- the LOC105210559 gene encoding farnesol dehydrogenase gives rise to the protein MERWQGKLAVVTGASGGIGAACARALVAAGLRVVGLARREDKLKELKLSLPQTLQPLFIPRRCDVSKEEQVIAAIDWTERMLGGADVLLNNAGITRETELVAPNNTEKIRQVIDTNVMAVLWCTREVFRGMMKRGNEGHVLIINSIAGQQVLNFIDVLPSFNIYPATKFAITAMTETYRQEFQLHKNKVRVTGICPGAVNTNIFPEEIHFYVKDMARLEPKNIAEAVLYALRTPPHVQIHEITLKPMGEIF